Genomic segment of Schistocerca piceifrons isolate TAMUIC-IGC-003096 chromosome 1, iqSchPice1.1, whole genome shotgun sequence:
CTGATTGGCATTTCCAGTGTAAACATTCATGGTTCCTCCCTTGTGCGTGAGGCTTTCCATCACAATTTCCTCAAACTTAAGGCTACCTCCCTTGAGTCTTttattctttcaaatttcaaataatgGTTAACAATTGTCAGATGCTAATTTAAATTAGCGTATTGTATTATGTTCCTTTTCGTTTGCTGAAGAAGTGTTTGAGGGTACTGTGCGGCCACTAATATTGCTACTAGTCTGTAGAAGTAGGCAATATTTGTCATTGGAACTACTGTCAACGAACATGATCTAGCAGGGTGTGGTGTGAGCTACCTACACTTCCGGAACGTTCTAGATGAGTCTTGCTATGTTCTAATAGGAACATTTCCcataaatatttccacatccatCGCAAGAAACTGCTCCAAATGATCGCATGAACCTCAAAGTCGCTGGCTTGCGGTCTAATAGACACCGCACTGTTTCATTGTTGAACCaaaacccctccctccctcccaccactgtgatacgatttcagcttctgttctTTAGTCATTGCTCAGCTAGGTTAGGCATCGCATTGCGTTAAGGGTTGTGTAAATTCAATGTGACTTGTAAGTGTACAGTGGTTTGCATAGACATTTGTGCGTTGTGAATGTAAAAGTGCAGCGTATACAGTGGCAAAATGACAGATATACGTAAGTTTTTTGTACCTCAAAAGTGAATTAAAACTACAAATGAAAGTGGAGGTGTCAAAGAAGATAGTGTCTATGATGAGGTATCACAGGAAAATGGTGAATCAAACACAACCATCACTATTAAAAATTTCAGTAGTTGAGCTGATGCAGAAAATAAAGATGAAGCCAGTACCTCTGCTGGCTTCAAGTGCATTGATGAAAAGGGTAGCAGTATCCTGGTCAGTATTCCTAATGTCTGAAATTAcattgaaaaaaaggatattgacaATTGCCTAAAGTATAGGATTTTATTGAATCCATGGCAACCTGAAAAAAGTTATAATTTTAAGAATGACATAGACAGCACAAAAAGAACATTTCAACCAGACTGGATGTCGTTATATCCATGGCTGGTGTATTCTAAAGCAGTTAAAGGTGCCCTTTGCAAGTTTTGTGTGCTTTAAAGCCCACACACAATGCATGGTAATCATCATGGTACATTCATAAGCCGCGCATTCACAAATTTCAAGAAGTTCCATGAATGTGCAAAAATGCATATGAATTTTGAGTGGCATAAAGATGCGATAGAAAAGTCAAATAATTTCATTAGTGTTGTGACAAACAAAACTAAAAGTGTGGAAGAACTCACCAATGAGAATCTTCTGAAATTAGTACAAACTAATCGTGCAAAGTTAAAATCAATTGTTTCTTGTGTATTGTTTTGTGCATTACATGACTTACCTTTAAGAGGAGAAACAAATTCAAATGCTGCATTTGATGATTTGTTACAATTTAGATTAGAGTCAGGTGACAAAACACTGTGGAAACGTTTTGAGTGTGCGCCTAAGAATGCCACCTATGTTTCTCATAGAACCCAAAATGATTTATGTGCCAAAGTACTAAGAAATGATTTGATTAATACCATCAATAACAGAGAATCATTTTCAGCTTTGGcagacaaatggatattgcaggcaCAGAACAACTTTATCTTTCTGCGCATTATTTTGACCATGCAACTAATGTTGTCAGAGAAGACTTCCTTGGATTTACACCATTAGCAAGGTTAGATGTAAAACATATCTCCAACACAATAATATCTACTTTATCTGCTTGGGGTTTAAATCTAGATAAAATGGTAGGACAAGGCTACGATAGGTGCAGTACGATGGCCGGTAAAATTGGCAGAGTACAGAAGATAATTGCTGAGAAATATCCCAAGGCTCGCTTCTATCGTTGTGCTAGCCATAGACTTAATTTAGTTGTGAATGATTTGAACACCTTACCAGAGGTTAGAAATGCCATTGGTACTTTCAAAGAAGGAATTTCTTTTTTCCGGGGGAGCACGCAAAGGAAAGTCCTAGTTGGGAACCTTCAAAAACTGTGTGAGACATGCTGGTCTGAGAAGCATAAGTCTATGAGGAAATTTAATGATAAGTTTTTAGAAATTGTTGAAGcattagcaattttacataaagaAGGAGATCGTGAAACTAGTCAGAAAGTCTGGCAACTTTACTGCACACTTACTTCTCCAACATTTATTCTTACATTAAAAGTCATAGCAAAATATTCAGCCAAACTAGAACCTGTGACCAATATCCTACAATCAGTAAACATTAACTTGTTAGTAGTTTCAGAATACATTCAAGGAACTGTAAAAATGTTATTGGATGACAGAGAAAATGCGGAAGCCgaatttga
This window contains:
- the LOC124778099 gene encoding 52 kDa repressor of the inhibitor of the protein kinase-like, whose protein sequence is MHGNHHGTFISRAFTNFKKFHECAKMHMNFEWHKDAIEKSNNFISVVTNKTKSVEELTNENLLKLVQTNRAKLKSIVSCVLFCALHDLPLRGETNSNAAFDDLLQFRLESGDKTLWKRFDFGRQMDIAGTEQLYLSAHYFDHATNVVREDFLGFTPLARLDVKHISNTIISTLSAWGLNLDKMVGQGYDRCSTMAGKIGRVQKIIAEKYPKARFYRCASHRLNLVVNDLNTLPEVRNAIGTFKEGISFFRGSTQRKVLVGNLQKLCETCWSEKHKSMRKFNDKFLEIVEALAILHKEGDRETSQKVWQLYCTLTSPTFILTLKVIAKYSAKLEPVTNILQSVNINLLVVSEYIQGTVKMLLDDRENAEAEFEMIMKSAESNYSALGIDVTVQSLQERFSEDNKASFEIFCLHPKVMKSQSNLDMKRIIENVKRFYGDLLDNFTEEARTWISMWKCNKVTEGDIAQLSLTDLLDKAKFIPAVASAFKIALSLLASTCSAERSFRVIEEGYTV